The following coding sequences are from one Formosa haliotis window:
- a CDS encoding LacI family DNA-binding transcriptional regulator: MKDEKITIKDVANYLNVSTSTVSRALTDHHSISKKTKLKVKKAAEKLNYTPNNIAASLRNGKLNSIGVILPKINSTFMSNCIFGIEKITQPAGYNLIICQSNENYENEVRNIKSLLDSQVSGIMISLSNETTNTDHLQTVIDKDIPLVLFDRTSDLLDVDSVVNDDYKSTIAAISHLYSQGYKKIAILSGPTHIYVYKNRMQGYLDALKLCKLKKNEDWIFDGVKNKLEAQAITQNIFNESNTPDAIFCTGDNIALGVLQTLNKMNIEVPKTVGVMGYSNDTFSEITQPTLSSVEQHPQDIGSNAASILLESIENKKKADKKLHKKIYVKPKLIIRESTTRTQTYLE, translated from the coding sequence ATGAAAGATGAAAAAATTACAATTAAAGACGTTGCAAATTACCTTAACGTCTCAACATCCACTGTATCACGGGCATTAACAGACCACCATAGTATTAGTAAAAAAACTAAACTAAAGGTTAAAAAAGCTGCCGAAAAGTTAAATTACACCCCAAATAATATTGCGGCAAGTTTGCGTAACGGTAAATTAAACTCAATTGGTGTGATTCTACCTAAAATAAACAGCACCTTTATGTCAAATTGCATCTTCGGTATTGAAAAAATAACTCAACCTGCTGGCTATAATCTTATTATTTGTCAATCAAATGAAAACTACGAAAACGAAGTGCGAAACATTAAATCCTTATTAGATAGTCAAGTTTCAGGTATTATGATATCATTATCAAATGAAACAACTAACACCGATCACTTACAAACAGTTATAGACAAAGATATTCCCTTAGTCTTGTTTGACAGAACCTCTGATCTATTGGATGTCGATTCTGTAGTTAATGACGACTACAAATCAACTATAGCTGCGATATCACACCTATATAGTCAAGGATATAAAAAAATAGCAATATTAAGCGGGCCTACTCATATTTACGTTTATAAGAATAGAATGCAAGGCTATCTGGATGCACTTAAATTATGTAAATTAAAAAAAAATGAAGATTGGATATTTGATGGCGTCAAAAATAAATTAGAAGCACAAGCTATTACTCAAAACATTTTTAATGAAAGCAATACTCCAGATGCCATTTTTTGCACAGGAGACAACATTGCTTTAGGCGTATTACAAACATTAAATAAAATGAATATTGAAGTCCCTAAGACCGTAGGAGTAATGGGTTATTCTAACGATACTTTTTCAGAAATTACACAACCAACATTGAGTTCTGTCGAACAGCACCCTCAAGACATCGGCTCAAATGCAGCATCTATTTTATTAGAAAGCATAGAAAATAAGAAAAAAGCAGATAAGAAGTTGCATAAAAAAATATATGTCAAACCTAAACTTATAATAAGAGAATCCACAACTAGAACACAAACCTATTTGGAATAA
- the uxuA gene encoding mannonate dehydratase, translated as MKLIKTLRWFGDKDAISLSDIRQTGATGIVTALHHIPNGEVWSVKEILKTKHNIESHGLTWEVVESLPVTEEIKKATPLRDLHIANYKESVKNLGKCGIKTICYNFMPVLDWARTDLHFTLENGGEAMYFSANKFAAFDLFILKRPNAAQSYTETQIKEAKEIFEGLSDEEKEALGYNIIVKTQSFIDGTVNEGEKNYLNIFNKLLAEYDHVDKNKLRENFSYFLNEVIPVAEQAGVNLAVHPDDPPFPLLGLPRIVSSGEDFEWLSQTCPSLNNGITFCSGSLGAKTTNDLANIFRNYANRVHFIHLRSTKVMENGDFFETDHLDEYVDMTGLMTEIVKEQIRRKDEGRLDFNLPLRPDHGHKILDDFNRQSNPGYPLLGRLKGLAEMAGLEAGIKYGILKEND; from the coding sequence ATGAAGCTTATAAAAACACTCAGATGGTTTGGTGACAAAGATGCCATTAGCTTGTCCGATATCCGTCAAACAGGAGCAACAGGCATCGTTACAGCGTTGCATCATATTCCTAATGGTGAGGTGTGGTCTGTGAAAGAAATTCTAAAAACCAAACACAACATTGAATCTCATGGTCTTACTTGGGAAGTTGTTGAAAGCTTACCAGTAACTGAAGAGATAAAAAAAGCAACGCCTTTAAGGGATTTACATATTGCTAATTACAAAGAAAGTGTAAAGAATTTGGGTAAATGTGGTATAAAAACCATCTGTTATAATTTTATGCCCGTGCTGGATTGGGCGAGAACAGACCTTCATTTTACACTGGAAAACGGAGGCGAAGCCATGTATTTCAGTGCTAACAAATTCGCGGCTTTTGATTTGTTTATTTTAAAAAGACCAAATGCAGCGCAGAGCTATACTGAAACTCAAATAAAGGAAGCCAAAGAAATTTTTGAAGGCTTGTCTGATGAAGAAAAAGAGGCGTTAGGATACAACATTATTGTAAAAACGCAATCGTTTATTGATGGAACGGTTAACGAAGGAGAAAAAAACTATTTGAATATATTCAACAAATTATTGGCTGAATATGATCACGTCGATAAAAATAAACTAAGGGAAAACTTTTCATATTTTTTAAATGAAGTGATTCCTGTGGCAGAACAAGCAGGTGTGAATTTAGCAGTGCATCCAGACGATCCCCCTTTTCCTTTACTTGGATTGCCCAGAATAGTTAGTAGCGGTGAAGATTTTGAATGGCTGAGTCAAACTTGCCCATCTTTAAATAACGGCATTACCTTTTGTTCAGGATCTTTGGGAGCAAAAACAACAAATGATTTAGCCAATATATTTAGAAATTATGCCAATAGGGTTCATTTTATTCATCTTAGAAGTACTAAAGTGATGGAAAATGGAGATTTTTTTGAAACCGATCATTTAGATGAATATGTGGATATGACAGGTTTGATGACCGAGATTGTGAAAGAACAAATACGCAGAAAAGATGAAGGAAGATTGGATTTCAATTTACCATTGCGGCCAGATCATGGACATAAAATATTAGATGACTTTAATAGGCAATCAAACCCTGGTTACCCGCTCCTTGGCCGATTAAAAGGTTTGGCAGAAATGGCAGGACTTGAGGCAGGCATAAAGTACGGTATCCTTAAAGAGAATGATTAG
- a CDS encoding SDR family oxidoreductase, which yields MKKSVFDISEKVSVVTGGGGVLGGSIAKSLIEAGSKVVVLDIRKENVMNRVEELKKMGGEAIGFVSNVLDVEEMKLTRDKILDKWGSINILINAAGGNLPGATLTEEQTVFDMKIEDFEKVTQLNMNGTVYPCLVFGEAMAKQGSGSIVNVSSMATLSAISRVPGYSVAKSGIDIFTKWMSMELGTKFGEKVRVNAIAPGFFIGDQNRKVLINDDGSYTERSKKVIARTTMGRFGDITELNGIVQFLCSDAASFITGTIIPVDGGFSSFSGV from the coding sequence ATGAAAAAATCTGTATTTGACATTTCAGAAAAAGTATCTGTAGTTACAGGAGGAGGGGGTGTACTCGGAGGAAGTATTGCCAAAAGTTTAATTGAAGCAGGTTCAAAAGTAGTTGTTTTAGATATTCGTAAAGAGAATGTCATGAATAGAGTTGAAGAACTTAAAAAAATGGGAGGTGAAGCTATTGGTTTTGTATCTAATGTTTTAGATGTAGAAGAAATGAAGCTTACTAGGGATAAAATTCTGGACAAATGGGGAAGCATTAATATTTTGATCAATGCGGCAGGCGGTAATTTACCGGGAGCTACGCTAACAGAAGAACAAACGGTTTTTGATATGAAAATTGAAGATTTTGAAAAAGTAACCCAATTAAATATGAATGGTACGGTATATCCGTGTTTGGTTTTTGGTGAAGCTATGGCAAAACAAGGGAGTGGTAGTATTGTAAATGTATCTTCTATGGCAACACTCTCAGCTATTTCACGAGTGCCAGGTTATTCTGTAGCAAAAAGTGGTATTGATATTTTTACCAAATGGATGTCTATGGAATTGGGAACAAAGTTTGGAGAAAAAGTTCGAGTTAATGCTATCGCTCCAGGTTTTTTTATTGGTGATCAAAACCGTAAAGTATTGATTAATGATGATGGTTCTTATACTGAAAGAAGTAAAAAAGTAATTGCTAGAACTACCATGGGGAGATTTGGAGATATTACAGAGCTTAACGGAATTGTTCAGTTTTTATGTTCAGATGCTGCAAGTTTTATAACAGGGACTATCATTCCTGTAGATGGTGGGTTTAGTTCGTTTTCAGGTGTTTAA
- a CDS encoding CBM96 family carbohydrate-binding protein codes for MKKKYILKLKTALALLVLVGLHQRVMAQTMATINISEDTYVQGSSVGTNYGADVEARVRDTATSAPRITYYKFPVISGLPSSVTSATLKFHTYLPSSTGTTEILQIHKLTNAWSESVVTYDTKPDTGAFISELTINSVPVTSPNDYSNSYMVDVTAYFNQVLAASGTDISFAIKAKNIDEGGNEKLVRLATKEAGGAVAATITINYILGVDDIKKTELPLVIYPNPTKSSFILNRTFKSADMLDVSIFNILGVRVSSFKEIVQPGVWNKELNVQDFKMGSGIYMVKLTSQSNGSAVSKLVIE; via the coding sequence ATGAAAAAAAAATACATTTTAAAATTGAAAACGGCTTTAGCATTACTTGTTTTAGTGGGGTTACATCAGCGTGTTATGGCTCAAACCATGGCCACTATCAATATTTCTGAGGACACCTATGTCCAAGGCTCTTCTGTTGGCACCAATTACGGTGCTGATGTTGAGGCTAGGGTGAGAGATACTGCAACCAGTGCTCCGAGGATAACCTATTATAAATTTCCTGTAATTTCAGGTTTGCCAAGTTCGGTTACAAGCGCGACCTTAAAGTTTCATACCTATTTGCCTTCAAGCACAGGAACTACAGAAATTCTGCAAATACATAAGTTAACAAATGCTTGGAGTGAAAGCGTAGTTACTTATGATACAAAACCAGATACCGGTGCTTTTATTTCAGAATTGACAATAAATTCTGTTCCAGTTACTTCTCCGAATGATTATTCCAATTCATATATGGTTGATGTTACGGCTTATTTTAATCAGGTTTTAGCAGCTAGTGGTACCGATATTTCCTTTGCCATTAAAGCAAAAAATATAGATGAGGGCGGTAATGAAAAGTTAGTGCGATTGGCAACCAAGGAGGCTGGTGGTGCGGTGGCGGCTACCATTACAATTAATTATATATTGGGAGTGGATGATATTAAAAAGACTGAATTGCCATTGGTTATATATCCTAACCCAACAAAATCATCATTTATTTTAAACAGAACATTTAAGTCAGCAGATATGTTGGATGTGTCTATATTTAATATTTTGGGAGTTAGAGTTTCAAGTTTTAAAGAAATTGTACAGCCAGGGGTTTGGAATAAGGAACTTAATGTGCAAGATTTTAAGATGGGAAGTGGTATTTACATGGTGAAATTAACATCTCAATCTAATGGTTCGGCAGTGTCTAAATTAGTGATAGAGTAA
- a CDS encoding glycoside hydrolase family 2 TIM barrel-domain containing protein: MVRTSQTINEGWSFLNEGIAFGQNELLVEDESWEKVNVPHTWNAEDPFDAKKSYRRGVSWYRKIINVSIKNRDSKKIYLHFEGVNQVADVFVNGIHVGKHKGGYTAFTFDITKALNSSEEQLVAIMVNNAHDSYIAPLSVGFALYGGIYRDVWLIETGEVHFDMDNYGSKGVFITTPEVGTAYAKVIVNGTVVNEEITSQNIEVKSIIYDAANKEVKKVSTTVELEPGQKSTYKHEILVDNPNLWSPDSPYLYSVKSVVSEQGIIVDEIENPLGLRWFSFEPNKGFFLNGKHMKLRGTNRHQDKRGKGSALSNAEHRRDMQLIKDMGCNFIRIAHYPQDPEILKAADELGLLAWEEVPLVNYMTIHPEFLENSKHMLKEMIRQHYNHPSVVVWGSMNEIFLWGNNEARISKQDDPIYTNKVAEYAKMLDATIREEDPARYTTLAMHMGSDYDEVGIEDVPQVASYNVYSGWYGGKFADFGNAMDRKHEGKPDQVIFISEYGAGSDSRLNSDRPERFDFTGQYQRMFCESYLEQIEDRDYISGSAIWNQFDFSQPHVGGSMPHLNQKGMATWDRKPKDVYYLFQANWSAKPMLHIAEKNWAVRAITSDFKEYTITIYSNLPKVTLYANGKKIGSKNVGSLHKVEFNVVLHKDQNYLKAVGSAKGEIIEDTVSIEMQKQGDQQKPDMFINVGSNAQYYDDVSNIAWLEDSPFNGLYGYIGGKETLLNRKNILRSGRHDPLFYSLLEGLKSYKIKTKNGAYRLTLHFMESEELKAGDRVFDVIVNGKKIIAALDLVEEAGFCYGIDKTFDIDVNDNEILIEFVSLSGKTTLSGLELIKLN, translated from the coding sequence GTGGTAAGAACTAGTCAAACTATCAACGAAGGGTGGTCTTTTTTGAATGAAGGGATTGCGTTTGGACAAAATGAATTATTAGTGGAGGACGAAAGTTGGGAGAAAGTAAATGTGCCACATACGTGGAACGCCGAAGACCCTTTCGATGCCAAAAAAAGTTATAGAAGAGGTGTCTCTTGGTATAGGAAAATAATTAATGTCAGTATAAAAAACAGGGATTCTAAAAAAATATATCTTCACTTTGAAGGTGTAAATCAAGTCGCTGATGTTTTTGTAAATGGGATTCATGTAGGAAAGCATAAAGGTGGCTATACAGCTTTTACATTCGATATAACTAAAGCCTTGAACTCCAGTGAAGAGCAATTGGTAGCCATTATGGTAAATAATGCGCACGATTCTTATATAGCTCCATTATCCGTAGGGTTTGCGCTTTACGGAGGGATTTATAGAGATGTGTGGCTAATTGAGACGGGAGAAGTGCATTTCGATATGGATAACTATGGGTCTAAAGGTGTTTTTATTACAACTCCAGAAGTAGGAACGGCGTACGCTAAAGTTATTGTTAATGGTACTGTTGTAAATGAAGAAATAACCTCACAAAATATAGAAGTTAAATCTATTATCTATGATGCAGCCAACAAAGAAGTCAAAAAAGTTTCGACTACGGTTGAGTTAGAGCCGGGACAAAAATCTACTTATAAGCATGAGATTTTAGTTGATAATCCAAATTTATGGAGTCCAGATTCACCGTATTTATATTCGGTTAAATCCGTCGTTTCTGAACAAGGAATAATAGTAGATGAAATAGAAAATCCTTTAGGATTAAGGTGGTTTTCTTTTGAGCCAAACAAAGGTTTTTTTCTTAATGGGAAGCACATGAAATTACGTGGAACTAATAGGCATCAAGACAAAAGAGGGAAAGGATCTGCGCTTTCAAATGCAGAGCATCGAAGAGATATGCAATTAATTAAAGATATGGGCTGTAACTTTATTAGAATTGCTCATTATCCACAAGACCCTGAAATCTTAAAAGCGGCAGATGAATTAGGTCTTTTAGCTTGGGAAGAAGTCCCTTTAGTTAATTACATGACCATTCATCCTGAATTTTTGGAGAATTCGAAGCATATGTTAAAAGAAATGATTCGTCAGCATTATAACCATCCATCGGTAGTGGTTTGGGGTTCCATGAACGAAATATTTCTTTGGGGTAATAATGAAGCTCGGATTTCTAAACAAGATGATCCAATCTATACCAACAAGGTTGCTGAATATGCCAAAATGTTAGATGCTACTATTCGTGAAGAAGATCCGGCAAGATATACGACGCTTGCCATGCATATGGGTAGCGATTATGATGAAGTAGGTATCGAGGATGTTCCACAAGTTGCTTCCTATAATGTTTACAGTGGTTGGTATGGCGGCAAGTTTGCAGATTTTGGAAACGCGATGGATAGGAAACATGAGGGCAAACCGGATCAAGTTATTTTTATAAGTGAGTACGGAGCCGGATCTGATAGTCGTTTAAATTCAGATCGTCCGGAACGATTTGATTTTACTGGGCAATACCAACGTATGTTTTGTGAATCTTATTTGGAACAGATTGAAGATAGAGATTATATATCAGGATCAGCAATTTGGAACCAATTTGATTTTTCACAACCCCATGTTGGGGGTTCAATGCCGCATCTAAATCAAAAAGGGATGGCAACATGGGACCGTAAACCAAAAGACGTTTATTATCTATTTCAAGCTAATTGGTCAGCAAAGCCAATGCTACACATAGCAGAGAAGAACTGGGCAGTACGTGCCATAACATCAGATTTTAAAGAATATACAATTACAATTTACTCCAATTTGCCTAAAGTTACGCTTTATGCTAATGGAAAGAAGATAGGTAGCAAAAATGTAGGCAGCCTGCATAAAGTGGAATTTAATGTGGTTTTACATAAAGATCAAAACTATTTAAAAGCAGTCGGTTCTGCAAAAGGGGAAATTATTGAAGATACAGTATCTATTGAAATGCAAAAGCAGGGAGATCAACAAAAACCAGATATGTTTATCAATGTAGGTTCAAATGCGCAATATTATGATGATGTTTCCAATATTGCTTGGTTAGAAGACAGTCCCTTTAATGGATTGTATGGGTATATTGGAGGCAAAGAAACTTTGCTTAATAGAAAAAATATCCTACGAAGCGGTAGACATGATCCGTTGTTCTATTCATTGCTTGAAGGTTTGAAATCCTATAAAATAAAAACAAAAAATGGTGCGTATAGGTTGACCTTACATTTTATGGAATCTGAAGAACTAAAAGCCGGTGATAGAGTTTTTGATGTAATTGTAAACGGTAAGAAAATAATAGCGGCTCTAGATTTGGTAGAAGAGGCGGGTTTTTGTTATGGAATAGACAAAACATTTGATATTGATGTAAACGATAATGAAATACTAATTGAGTTTGTATCGCTTTCAGGAAAAACCACTTTAAGCGGACTAGAGCTTATAAAATTAAATTAA
- a CDS encoding RagB/SusD family nutrient uptake outer membrane protein, whose protein sequence is MKNIKIIIVLFLGLVTLFAGCSDNFLEEDPKDTLFGNTLFVNRDGMQQGLNAVYNLVRQERTQRGSDSHEASLMWKTGTDVAWGNYSYSSLRAIDIYGANLNAADVTMNSIFNWLYDVVNGANTLISRANSGDIDWQGSDEIEDLENKNLIIAQARLLRAWAYRHLTNTWGDVPLSLEEIDGDTFRTYWERTPVDEIRITMEADLLFAEEYLPDDYSNPLILSSAVAQHYLAELYLTMGGLDNNIKAEQKAEAVINNPNFRLITERYGENIKEPGVPFMDQFGEKNALPSEGNTETLWTFLNAADLTGTAEIAMRRTWVNRFYNLTTDDKWAFSQYGGRGLGRAMHTLYVENLYEDQDDRYSEYAYSKYYLKEEGGDTVYTKVPTYEKWEGNDRYWPGTKKWDSYPDLERVDNSGQYNNMPYLRLAETYLLLAEAEFNLGKLDEAAQHINAVRVRSHATPIAGTDVTIEYILDERARELFSEEHRRYTLNRFGLLVSRTKKYNKFSEIEDKNILYPLPQNFIDSNEGPTEQNPGW, encoded by the coding sequence ATGAAAAATATAAAAATAATAATTGTACTTTTTTTAGGACTTGTAACATTGTTTGCGGGTTGTAGTGATAATTTTTTAGAGGAAGATCCTAAAGATACTTTATTTGGAAACACTTTGTTTGTAAATAGAGATGGTATGCAACAAGGTCTAAATGCTGTTTATAACTTGGTAAGGCAAGAACGAACACAAAGAGGATCAGATTCTCATGAGGCTTCCTTAATGTGGAAAACAGGGACGGATGTAGCCTGGGGGAATTATTCGTATTCTAGTTTAAGAGCAATTGATATTTATGGTGCAAATTTAAATGCAGCGGATGTTACAATGAATTCTATTTTTAATTGGTTGTATGATGTTGTTAACGGGGCCAATACTTTGATTTCTAGAGCAAATTCAGGAGATATAGATTGGCAAGGAAGTGATGAAATTGAGGATTTAGAAAACAAAAACTTAATTATAGCACAAGCACGATTGTTAAGAGCTTGGGCTTATAGACATCTTACAAATACTTGGGGAGACGTTCCATTAAGTTTAGAAGAAATAGATGGTGATACATTCAGGACATATTGGGAAAGAACACCTGTTGATGAAATTAGAATTACAATGGAAGCGGATTTGCTTTTCGCAGAAGAATATTTGCCAGATGATTATAGTAATCCGTTGATACTGAGTAGTGCAGTTGCTCAGCATTATTTAGCAGAATTGTACTTAACAATGGGAGGTCTAGATAACAATATTAAGGCCGAACAAAAAGCAGAAGCAGTAATTAATAATCCTAATTTTAGATTAATTACAGAAAGATATGGTGAAAATATTAAGGAGCCAGGTGTTCCTTTTATGGACCAATTTGGTGAAAAAAATGCTTTACCTTCAGAAGGGAATACAGAAACACTATGGACATTCTTAAATGCAGCCGATTTAACCGGAACAGCAGAAATTGCAATGCGTAGAACATGGGTAAATAGGTTTTATAACCTTACTACAGACGATAAATGGGCTTTTAGTCAATATGGAGGTCGAGGGTTAGGTAGAGCTATGCATACATTATATGTAGAAAACCTGTATGAAGATCAAGATGATCGATATAGTGAGTATGCGTACAGTAAATATTATTTGAAAGAAGAAGGAGGAGACACGGTTTATACAAAAGTTCCAACTTACGAAAAATGGGAAGGTAACGATCGATACTGGCCTGGAACAAAAAAATGGGATTCTTATCCTGATCTGGAGAGAGTTGATAATTCTGGTCAATATAATAATATGCCATATTTAAGATTAGCAGAAACTTATCTTTTACTAGCAGAAGCTGAGTTTAATTTGGGTAAATTAGATGAAGCAGCACAACATATTAATGCGGTTAGAGTACGTTCACATGCAACACCAATTGCAGGGACGGATGTTACTATAGAATATATTTTAGATGAAAGGGCTAGAGAATTATTTTCGGAAGAACATAGAAGATATACATTAAATAGATTTGGCTTATTGGTAAGTAGAACGAAGAAGTATAATAAGTTCTCAGAAATTGAAGATAAAAATATTCTTTATCCATTACCGCAAAACTTTATTGATTCCAATGAAGGACCCACTGAGCAGAATCCAGGTTGGTAA